From Cucumis melo cultivar AY chromosome 1, USDA_Cmelo_AY_1.0, whole genome shotgun sequence, a single genomic window includes:
- the LOC103492635 gene encoding vicilin Cor a 11.0101-like, which translates to MRLQIPSYNLHFPFIHFSLHQQQSTMAFKIKINLNLHLLLLFLITALCLALASKDPELKQCKHQCKVQRQFDEQQKRDCERSCDEYYKMKKEKGRNYESEEEEEEEEEEEEEENPYVFDDEHFVGKVETGEGKIKVLQKFTQRSQLLRGIENFRVSIVEANPSTFVVPTHFDAEIIMFVAQGRGTITVIKEKRGSFDLKCGDVFRIPSGAPFYFINKDEHQKLKIVKLLQSTSVPGHFQTFQPAGGENPESFYTAFSWDLLEAAFKIPRDKLERFFKQQRPGTIIKASREQIRSLSQHEEIIPKIWPFSEGETERPFNLLKQHPWQSNKFGRLFEAYPDEFSQLRDLGVAIAFANITKGSMMTPHYNSKSMKIAVVLDGEGGFQMACPHLSSSSGRSGRWSEREEGRKGERTYQKIRGRLSRGVVFVVPAGHPFSVFASPNHSLQIVCFEVNAYGNTKYFLAGKENIVNKMESIARELGFNTPGREVERMFKQQEEEFFFPGPNQQEHEWASA; encoded by the exons ATGAGGCTGCAGATCCCTTCATATAATCTCCATTTTCCATTTatccacttctctcttcatcaACAACAAAGCACAATGgctttcaaaatcaaaatcaacctcaacctccatcttcttctcctctttctCATTACTGCCCTCTGTCTCGCTCTGGCTTCCAAAGATCCTGAGCTGAAGCAGTGCAAGCATCAGTGCAAAGTCCAACGGCAGTTCGACGAACAGCAGAAACGAGATTGCGAGAGGAGTTGCGATGAGTATTATAagatgaagaaggaaaaaggaagGAATTATGAAAGcgaagaagaggaggaggaggaggaggaggaggaggaggaggagaatcCGTATGTGTTTGATGATGAACATTTCGTAGGTAAGGTTGAAACAGGGGAAGGGAAAATTAAGGTTCTTCAGAAATTCACTCAACGATCCCAACTTCTTCGAGGAATTGAGAATTTTAGAGTTTCGATTGTGGAGGCTAATCCTTCCACTTTCGTTGTTCCTACTCATTTCGATGCTGAAATCATTATGTTTGTTGCTCAAG GACGAGGTACAATAACAGTGATCAAGGAAAAGAGAGGAAGCTTTGATTTGAAATGTGGAGATGTGTTCAGAATTCCATCTGGAGCTCCCTTTTATTTCATAAACAAGGACGAACATCAGAAGCTCAAGATTGTCAAGCTTCTCCAATCCACATCTGTTCCTGGACACTTTCAG ACTTTCCAGCCAGCTGGTGGTGAAAACCCAGAATCATTCTACACAGCATTCAGCTGGGACTTGCTTGAAGCAGCCTTCAAG ATTCCTAGAGATAAGTTGGAGAGATTTTTCAAACAACAAAGACCAGGGACCATAATCAAGGCTTCTAGAGAACAGATCCGATCGCTTAGTCAACATGAAGAAATCATCCCCAAGATCTGGCCCTTCTCAGAAGGTGAAACTGAGCGTCCTTTCAATCTGCTCAAGCAACATCCATGGCAGTCAAATAAGTTCGGTCGTCTCTTTGAAGCCTATCCTGATGAATTCAGCCAGCTTCGGGATCTTGGTGTCGCAATCGCCTTTGCCAACATTACCAAA GGTTCAATGATGACTCCTCACTATAACTCCAAATCCATGAAGATAGCTGTGGTGCTGGATGGCGAAGGGGGTTTCCAAATGGCATGTCCACATCTTTCATCATCTTCTGGGAGAAGTGGTCGGTGGTCAGAGCGGGAGGAAGGGCGGAAAGGCGAGAGGACTTACCAGAAGATTAGAGGGAGGCTGAGCCGTGGGGTGGTGTTCGTGGTTCCGGCAGGTCATCCTTTTTCAGTCTTTGCCTCACCTAATCACAGCCTTCAGATTGTTTGCTTTGAAGTCAATGCCTATGGCAACACCAAGTATTTTCTAGCAG GAAAAGAGAACATAGTGAACAAGATGGAGAGTATTGCAAGGGAGTTGGGATTCAACACGCCAGGAAGAGAAGTTGAAAGAATGTTCAAGCAGCAAGAGGAGGAGTTTTTCTTCCCTGGACCAAACCAACAAGAACATGAATGGGCATCAGCATGA